One Topomyia yanbarensis strain Yona2022 unplaced genomic scaffold, ASM3024719v1 HiC_scaffold_108, whole genome shotgun sequence genomic region harbors:
- the LOC131694604 gene encoding gamma-tubulin complex component 6-like has product MGSESVYELIGSLMHAIGRESARKPSDVITKKCKSLAFGILLGKRSATAPANERDNESIRLARQMIMEEPIEMLHCHLFEMQLRATYQFQKRRCERFDKLLDQLDLGRQGGSEAVFEGKDKQILQFLLLLRDSVPDGRELGERESLTGDWMPSTHLGPYPIFQHGDFQADAAKLNAYYKERTTNPYCLKKSDQVFWEDVTDLQKITNGAKKGKLVPQIESTYISDPMAELVSYQGPFRYNMMKGVVDEDEQLLTSFEIIPGDMVEPVSVVESPREQIFNFNWENLGNRYVPVEQSFASECNAALHLNALEVGSLKKQSEIRVVRNGDFLRDVKSLLTGISSRCFQYDDSNRFLMVANFTVGTVSPITMKQLVDQFVQLGTCFRRLQKMTKKNPYNHAMLLEGFVFKAFCDSVEKILSCFRIVVNSYEGCSLLQLQRQIEPSRKQLLALAKFCGIHPDHESVKDFPIGSVFLDYLYKEIIHITSTDVSCFLLHILKHCCYAYFLLFQQWLFGGQLRDPSGELFIYFVNHYRPKTKHFFDKAFLIQRQAVPGFLKGYEEDVLLCGKYTMLLKAFRPTHPIFSLKIPKLEVCLSYSSVDQLKTRWLQHAAKAREICGPPVSVQQLYEQKERKREEFLRLVEEKFRRSMTQWRLDQDVEAEELRQKKKRQREELLDQLNEIRESKLAARKQEIAQEARFQEERLELENRQLLAENLERKKVVEGYKELNRMMEEKRNRAEAEVNRLQVELAGSGVETVDIMGDSENEFESCVGGSTTEDESASYYEDAQRSPLSDRRDDLSNEEEDETTIVENAEIGESDLVNCNDVVSEFERNKQKVLGSNLGNYLTEDHENANIEAIKETASAGIRQLTEAQRNRIKILSQEFNCVVDEAPVEQTDLNSNQTEDRHRNRQKILISDFTNRQQIAEMEATRELTDLERNRMKIMSQEYNVIVNDHSRGSQRDRKPDMYLNLDSDRARNRRRILECEYDILTGAQNFVDTPMSVDSDTVSEDLQLPLIVVNGVCQDINANTLGSECGSLKLNTAIAQEQFNESRFGVPDTALLAQETPESALNTAGLHAKQGFEFPEVRKSCSILKLDTDNSYDEDEIYKDFVEALKRRDLNLCELASMNNEVGSLSELRQLDSELRSVDVLTVTRFLQSSLVIPLKAHMQIVNSEIMKMCLNDLDILGHFESLRNYFLLMDGEFSCYICDNLFILLEQVCSPDELLNYQTLHTILDSALCSSAAGADRNADRLSFNVEQIPERFDLFHPNAISMLNLSYRVEWPLNLILNPETIEQYANIFKYLVKVRRVSFVLGKSFQLLKETHRQFGKRILSSPQYSRVQLISHKLSHLVNALKNYITSSALQASWETFRKDLESAESMEDLYRKHTNYIKRILFLCLLSKKSLEFYNNMEEIFRVVLRFYKHLKSKVWRPQDKSNPNSAYIHPKYAQILTDESDFEKLIKYTIYLGNKMYDRGYQKEIHEFINVININGYYDATGEVTHQ; this is encoded by the exons ATGGGTTCGGAAAGTGTTTACGAACTAATTGGCAGCCTAATGCACGCGATTGGCCGTGAATCTGCCCGCAAGCCATCGGATGTCATCACGAAAAAATGCAAATCGTTAGCATTTGGGATTTTGCTGGGGAAGCGTTCCGCCACCGCCCCAGCGAACGAACGGGATAACGAAAGCATCCGCTTGGCGCGGCAGATGATAATGGAGGAACCGATCGAAATGTTGCATTGCCATCTGTTTGAGATGCAACTGCGAGCTACGTACCAGTTCCAGAAGCGGCGCTGCGAGAGGTTCGATAAGTTATTGGATCAGCTGGATCTCGGTCGCCAGGGTGGATCGGAGGCAGTGTTCGAGGGGAAGGATAAGCAAATTTTGCAGTTTCTGCTGCTACTGCGGGATTCCGTTCCGGATGGGAGGGAGCTCGGTGAGAGG GAATCCCTGACGGGGGACTGGATGCCGTCGACGCATTTGGGTCCGTATCCTATCTTCCAGCATGGAGACTTTCAGGCTGATGCTGCAAAGTTGAATGCTTATTACAAGGAGCGAACTACAAATCCATACTGTTTGAAAAAGTCGGATCAGGTTTTCTGGGAGGATGTTACTGATTTgcagaagatcacaaatggtgCTAAGAAGGGAAAGCTTGTTCCGCAAATCGAGAGTACTTATATAAGTGATCCGATGGCTGAATTAGTTAGTTATCAAGGACCCTTCCGATACAATATGATGAAGGGAGTTGTGGATGAGGATGAACAACTGTTAACTAGTTTTGAGATTATACCGGGAGATATGGTTGAACCGGTGAGCGTCGTGGAAAGTCCCCGAGAACAAATCTTCAATTTCAATTGGGAAAATCTTGGTAATCGATACGTTCCTGTGGAACAATCATTTGCGTCGGAATGCAACGCAGCACTGCATCTGAATGCACTGGAAgtcggttctttgaaaaagcaGTCAGAAATCAGAGTGGTGAGAAATGGAGACTTTTTGAGAGATGTTAAATCACTACTGACAGGAATCAGTTCAAGATGTTTCCAATATGATGATAGCAATCGGTTTCTAATGGTTGCTAATTTTACGGTGGGCACAGTTTCACCCATCACTATGAAACAACTCGTGGATCAGTTTGTACAATTGGGAACCTGTTTTAGACGGCTGCAAAAGATGACTAAGAAAAACCCTTACAATCATGCAATGCTTCTCGAGGGTTTCGTTTTTAAAGCATTTTGCGATAGCGTCGAAAAAATTCTTAGTTGCTTTCGAATAGTTGTAAACAGCTATGAAGGTTGCTCATTGCTACAGTTGCAGCGACAAATAGAACCTTCGAGGAAACAGCTTTTGGCATTGGCCAAGTTTTGCGGTATTCATCCCGATC ACGAAAGTGTTAAAGATTTCCCCATTGGTTCGGTATTTCTGGACTATTTGTACAAGGAGATAATTCACATCACCAGCACCGATGTTTCCTGCTTCCTGCTGCATATTTTGAAACACTGCTGCTACGCTTATTTCCTGCTCTTTCAGCAGTGGCTTTTCGGCGGTCAACTCCGAGATCCCAGCGGGGAGCTTTTTATCTACTTCGTAAATCACTATCGCCCAAAGACGAAGCACTTTTTCGACAAGGCTTTCCTCATCCAACGGCAAGCGGTTCCGGGTTTCCTCAAGGGGTACGAGGAAGATGTGCTGCTTTGTGGGAAGTATACGATGCTATTGAAAGCCTTTCGACCGACG CACCCGATTTTTTCGCTGAAAATCCCGAAACTAGAAGTATGTCTCTCGTATAGCTCTGTGGATCAGTTGAAGACTCGCTGGCTACAGCACGCAGCGAAGGCGCGGGAAATCTGTGGTCCACCGGTTTCGGTGCAGCAGCTGTACGAGCAGAAGGAACGCAAACGGGAAGAGTTTCTGCGTCTGGTAGAGGAAAAGTTTCGTCGTAGTATGACGCAGTGGCGTCTCGATCAGGATGTGGAAGCGGAGGAATTAAGGCAAAAGAAGAAGCGCCAACGTGAGGAACTGCTGGATCAGTTGAATGAAATACGGGAGAGCAAACTGGCAGCTCGGAAGCAGGAGATTGCACAGGAAGCTCGCTTCCAGGAGGAGCGGTTGGAGCTCGAAAACCGTCAGTTGTTGGCGGAAAATCTAGAACGGAAAAAAGTTGTTGAAGGATACAAAGAGTTGAATCGAATGATGGAAGAGAAAAGGAATCGTGCGGAAGCTGAAGTGAATCGGTTGCAGGTGGAGCTTGCTGGTAGTGGCGTAGAAACCGTCGACATTATGGGGGATAGCGAGAATGAGTTCGAATCGTGCGTTGGTGGGAGTACGACGGAGGACGAAAGTGCATCGTACTACGAGGATGCTCAGAGGAGTCCTTTGAGTGATCGAAGGGATGATTTGTCTAATGAGGAAGAAGATGAAACCACGATCGTGGAGAATGCAGAGATCGGGGAAAGTGATCTGGtgaactgtaacgatgtagTTAGTGAGTTTGAGAGAAACAAACAGAAGGTTTTAGGATCTAACCTGGGAAACTATTTGACGGAAGATCATGAGAACGCCAATATAGAGGCAATCAAGGAAACAGCTTCTGCCGGAATTCGCCAATTGACGGAAGCCCAACGAAACCGAATCAAAATTCTTTCGCAGGAATTTAACTGTGTTGTGGACGAGGCCCCGGTTGAGCAAACAGACCTTAATAGCAACCAAACGGAGGATCGACATCGCAATCGTCAAAAGATTTTGATTAGTGATTTTACCAATAGGCAACAGATCGCCGAGATGGAAGCTACTCGAGAGCTGACCGATCTGGAGAGGAACCGCATGAAAATAATGAGCCAGGAATACAACGTAATTGTTAACGATCATAGTCGCGGTTCACAGCGAGACCGGAAACCGGATATGTATTTGAATTTGGACTCGGATCGAGCTAGAAACCGTAGACGAATCCTAGAATGCGAGTATGATATTTTGACCGGAGCGCAGAATTTTGTCGACACGCCGATGTCTGTCGATAGCGACACGGTCAGTGAAGATCTTCAGTTGCCGTTGATTGTGGTGAATGGAGTGTGTCAAGACATCAACGCTAACACGCTTGGATCGGAATGTGGCTCGCTAAAGCTGAACACAGCTATTGCACAGGAGCAGTTCAACGAAAGTCGGTTCGGTGTTCCGGATACGGCACTTTTAGCACAGGAGACCCCAGAAAGTGCCCTGAATACGGCTGGTCTCCATGCAAAACAAGGATTCGAGTTTCCTGAAGTGCGAAAAAGTTGTTCCATTCTAAAGCTTGATACTGACAACAGCTACGACGAGGATGAGATCTACAAAGACTTTGTGGAAGCTTTGAAGAGGCGAGATTTGAATCTTTGTGAGTTGGCTAGTATGAACAATGAAGTTGGTAGCCTCTCCGAGCTTCGTCAACTAGATAGCGAACTACGAAGTGTCGATGTGTTAACTGTAACCCGCTTCCTCCAGAGTTCCCTGGTGATTCCCCTTAAAGCTCATATGCAGATAGTGAACAGTGAAATTATGAAAATGTGTTTGAACGACCTGGATATCTTGGGGCACTTTGAAAGCCTTCGTAACTACTTTCTACTGATGGACGGAGAGTTTTCCTGCTACATCTGCGACAACCTCTTCATATTGCTGGAACAAGTTTGTAGCCCAGATGAGCTGCTAAAttatcaaactttgcatacaatTTTAGATTCGGCGTTATGTTCCAGTGCGGCAGGTGCCGACAGAAACGCTGATCGTTTATCGTTCAACGTGGAACAGATTCCCGAACGTTTCGACCTGTTTCATCCGAACGCGATCAGTATGCTAAATCTTAGCTACCGCGTTGAATGGCCTCTAAATCTCATACTGAATCCGGAAACCATCGAACAATACGCTAATATCTTCAAGTATTTGGTAAAAGTACGCCGCGTTAGTTTCGTACTCGGTAAATCATTTCAACTGCTTAAGGAAACCCACCGACAGTTCGGCAAACGAATCCTGAGCTCACCCCAGTACAGTCGTGTTCAGCTGATCTCGCACAAACTGTCCCATCTGGTCAATGCCCTTAAGAATTACATCACAAGCAGTGCGCTGCAGGCATCCTGGGAAACATTCCGCAAGGATCTGGAGTCAGCCGAATCAATGGAGGATCTGTACCGTAAGCACACCAACTACATAAAAAGAATTCTTTTTCTGTGTCTGCTGAGCAAAAAGAGTCTTGAATTTTACAACAACATGGAGGAGATCTTCCGGGTTGTTCTCCGTTTCTATAAACACCTAAAGTCTAAGGTATGGCGCCCGCAAGACAAAAGCAACCCAAACTCAGCTTACATTCACCCAAAGTATGCGCAGATCCTCACCGACGAGAGTGATTTCGAGAAGCTGATCAAGTATACGATCTATCTGGGGAACAAAATGTACGATCGCGGTTATCAGAAGGAGATTCACGAGTTTATCAATGTTATCAATATCAACGGCTATTATGATGCAACTGGTGAAGTTACCCATCAGTGA